One stretch of Rhizobium rhizoryzae DNA includes these proteins:
- a CDS encoding microcin C ABC transporter permease YejB produces MGAYILRRILLMIPTMIGIMGISFLVVQFAPGGPVEQVIAQLQGSDSGDRLSGGGSESLQAGGGDEARYRGGQGLDPELIAKLEKQFGFDKPPLTRFLEMMWNYIRFDFGESFFRNSSVLDLIIDKLPVSMSLGVWILIVSYMVSIPLGIRKAVKDGSAFDVWTSGVIIIGYAVPSFLFGILLIVLFAGGSFFDWFPLRGLVSDNWAELNWWQKIVDYFWHLTLPLIALSLSAFATTTLLTKNSFIDEIKKQYVVTARAKGLSEHRVLYGHVFRNAMLIVIAGFPASFISAFFTGSLLIENIFSLDGLGRLGYLAIVNRDYPIVFGTLYIFSLLGLVVGLISDLIYTWIDPRIDFEKREV; encoded by the coding sequence ATGGGAGCCTATATCCTTCGCCGCATTCTGCTGATGATTCCGACGATGATCGGCATCATGGGCATTTCATTCCTCGTGGTACAGTTTGCACCGGGTGGTCCGGTCGAACAGGTCATTGCGCAATTGCAGGGCTCCGATAGCGGCGACCGGCTTTCCGGCGGAGGTTCGGAAAGCCTGCAGGCCGGTGGCGGAGACGAGGCGCGTTATCGCGGCGGTCAGGGTCTTGATCCGGAGCTGATTGCCAAGCTCGAGAAGCAGTTCGGCTTCGACAAGCCGCCTCTCACGCGCTTTCTGGAAATGATGTGGAACTATATCCGCTTCGATTTCGGCGAGAGTTTCTTCCGCAATTCCTCGGTGCTGGATCTCATTATCGACAAGCTGCCGGTTTCCATGTCGCTGGGCGTCTGGATCCTGATCGTCTCCTACATGGTCTCCATTCCGCTTGGCATTCGCAAAGCGGTGAAGGATGGTTCGGCCTTTGATGTGTGGACTTCCGGCGTCATCATCATCGGCTATGCGGTGCCGAGCTTCCTGTTCGGCATTCTCTTGATCGTGCTGTTCGCGGGCGGTTCCTTCTTCGACTGGTTCCCTTTGCGCGGCCTTGTGTCCGACAACTGGGCCGAATTGAACTGGTGGCAGAAGATCGTCGACTATTTCTGGCACCTCACGCTGCCGCTCATTGCGCTGTCCCTGTCGGCCTTTGCGACGACAACGCTGTTGACGAAGAATTCCTTCATCGATGAGATCAAGAAACAGTATGTGGTGACAGCGCGCGCCAAAGGCCTGTCGGAGCATCGCGTGCTCTATGGCCATGTGTTCCGCAATGCCATGCTGATCGTGATTGCCGGTTTCCCGGCATCGTTCATCTCTGCCTTCTTTACCGGTTCGCTTTTGATCGAGAACATCTTCTCGCTGGATGGCCTTGGCCGTCTTGGCTATCTCGCGATCGTCAACCGCGACTACCCGATCGTCTTCGGCACACTTTACATCTTCTCGCTGCTCGGCCTCGTGGTCGGTCTGATTTCGGACCTGATCTATACCTGGATCGATCCGCGCATCGACTTTGAAAAGCGGGAGGTATGA
- a CDS encoding ABC transporter permease — translation MSMASVAERTAPAAPPRRGLLSPTNLRRWQNFKANRRGYWSFWIFMVLFVLSLCAELIANDRPLMVSYKGEMLFPVVVNYPEEKFGGFLATTDYRSDYIQQEIQGNGWMIWPPVRYSYQTVNSEIPHSAPTQPFWLMDKAERCAAYPLKDADPNCTLGNMNWLGTDDQARDVLSRLIYGFRISVLFGLALTILSAIIGVTAGAIQGFFGGWTDLLMQRFIEIWSSMPVLYILLIIAAILPPGFFVLLGIMLLFQWVGFVGVVRAEFLRARNFEYVRAARALGVGDWTIMFRHLLPNAMVATLTFLPFILSGSIATLTSLDFLGFGMPPGSPSLGEMIAQGKNNLQAPWLGLTAFFAMSVMLSLLIFIGEAVRDAFDPRKTFR, via the coding sequence ATGAGCATGGCCTCTGTCGCTGAACGCACCGCTCCCGCTGCACCGCCCCGGCGCGGTCTTCTTTCGCCGACGAACCTTCGTCGCTGGCAGAATTTCAAGGCCAACCGTCGCGGCTACTGGTCATTCTGGATCTTCATGGTCCTGTTCGTGCTGTCGCTCTGCGCCGAACTGATCGCCAATGACCGACCGCTGATGGTCTCCTACAAGGGCGAGATGCTGTTTCCCGTCGTCGTGAACTATCCGGAGGAGAAGTTCGGCGGCTTTCTGGCGACCACCGATTACCGGTCCGACTACATCCAGCAGGAAATTCAGGGCAATGGCTGGATGATCTGGCCGCCAGTCCGATATTCCTATCAGACGGTGAATTCCGAAATTCCCCATTCTGCCCCCACGCAACCCTTCTGGCTGATGGACAAGGCAGAGCGTTGCGCTGCCTATCCGTTGAAGGATGCCGATCCGAACTGCACGCTCGGCAACATGAACTGGCTCGGCACCGACGATCAGGCGCGCGATGTTCTCTCCCGCCTCATCTACGGCTTTCGCATCTCGGTTCTGTTCGGGCTAGCGCTTACCATCCTGTCGGCCATCATCGGCGTGACCGCTGGCGCGATCCAAGGCTTTTTCGGCGGCTGGACGGATCTTCTGATGCAGCGTTTCATCGAGATCTGGTCCTCCATGCCGGTTCTCTACATCCTGTTGATCATCGCTGCGATCCTGCCTCCCGGCTTCTTCGTCCTGCTCGGCATCATGCTTCTGTTCCAGTGGGTCGGCTTCGTCGGCGTGGTGCGGGCCGAATTCCTGCGGGCGCGAAATTTCGAATATGTGCGGGCAGCCCGTGCGCTGGGTGTCGGTGACTGGACCATCATGTTCCGCCACCTGTTGCCGAACGCCATGGTCGCGACGCTCACCTTCCTGCCGTTCATTCTTTCCGGCTCGATTGCAACGCTCACTTCGCTTGATTTCCTTGGCTTCGGCATGCCACCCGGCTCGCCCTCGCTCGGTGAAATGATCGCGCAGGGCAAGAACAACCTCCAGGCGCCATGGCTGGGGCTGACGGCCTTCTTCGCCATGTCCGTCATGCTTTCGCTGCTCATTTTCATCGGGGAAGCCGTGCGTGACGCCTTCGACCCCCGCAAGACATTCCGGTGA
- a CDS encoding ABC transporter ATP-binding protein, with product MTEPLLSVRDLSVAFHQGGHESLAVDRVSFDIQPGEVMALVGESGSGKSVTANSVLKLLPYPSASHPSGSILFEGKDMLTASDAELRHVRGNDITMIFQEPMTSLNPLHSIEQQVAEILELHQAMTGDAARARVIELLNQVGIREPEKRLKAYPHELSGGQRQRVMIAMALANRPKLLIADEPTTALDVTVQAQILELLKKLQRDYGMSILFITHDLGIVRRFADRVCVMTKGRIVEQGAVADVFERPSHEYTRHLLDSEPRGEPPAADPSRSVVMEGKDIRVWFPIKAGFLRKVVDHVKAVDGIDVTLRAGETVGIVGESGSGKTTLGLALARLISSQGRISFIGKDINEYTFKQMRPLRDRLQVVFQDPFGSLSPRMSVSDIIAEGLRVHQPQLSFEERDRQVSWSLEEVGLDPATRWRFPHEFSGGQRQRIAIARAMVLKPRFVMLDEPTSALDMTVQAQVVDLLRDLQQKHDLAYLFISHDLKVVKALANHVIVMRSGKVMEEGPSADIFAEPKNDYTKALMAAAFNLKAVRTGAVAQ from the coding sequence ATGACAGAGCCCCTCCTCTCCGTTCGAGACCTGTCGGTCGCGTTTCATCAGGGCGGCCATGAGTCGCTCGCCGTGGACCGGGTCTCCTTCGACATCCAGCCTGGCGAAGTCATGGCGCTGGTCGGCGAATCCGGTTCCGGCAAGTCTGTTACCGCCAATTCGGTGCTGAAGCTCCTGCCCTATCCATCGGCCAGCCATCCGTCCGGTTCCATCCTGTTCGAGGGCAAGGACATGCTGACGGCCTCTGATGCCGAGCTGCGCCATGTACGTGGCAATGACATCACCATGATCTTTCAGGAGCCGATGACCTCGCTCAACCCGCTGCACAGCATCGAGCAGCAGGTGGCGGAAATCCTTGAACTACACCAGGCCATGACAGGTGATGCTGCGCGTGCCCGCGTGATCGAACTCCTCAATCAGGTTGGCATTCGCGAACCGGAGAAGCGGTTGAAAGCCTATCCGCATGAGCTTTCCGGCGGCCAGCGTCAGCGTGTGATGATTGCCATGGCGCTCGCAAACCGCCCCAAGCTTCTGATCGCGGACGAGCCGACGACAGCGCTCGATGTCACCGTTCAGGCCCAGATTCTGGAGCTTCTGAAAAAGCTTCAGCGCGACTATGGCATGTCCATCCTGTTCATCACCCATGATCTCGGCATCGTCCGCCGTTTCGCGGATCGCGTCTGCGTCATGACCAAGGGCAGGATTGTCGAGCAGGGCGCGGTCGCGGATGTGTTCGAGCGTCCGTCCCACGAATACACCCGCCATCTGCTGGATTCGGAACCGCGCGGCGAACCGCCCGCTGCGGATCCGTCACGTTCCGTTGTCATGGAAGGCAAGGATATTCGCGTCTGGTTCCCTATCAAGGCGGGCTTCCTGCGCAAGGTGGTGGATCATGTGAAGGCGGTCGATGGTATCGATGTCACCCTTCGCGCCGGGGAAACGGTCGGCATCGTTGGCGAATCCGGGTCCGGCAAGACGACGCTAGGCCTTGCGCTGGCGCGACTCATTTCCAGCCAGGGCCGCATCAGTTTCATCGGCAAGGACATCAACGAATATACCTTCAAGCAGATGCGCCCGCTGCGGGACCGGTTGCAGGTGGTGTTTCAGGATCCCTTCGGTTCACTCAGCCCCCGCATGTCTGTCAGCGATATCATCGCCGAAGGTTTGCGTGTGCACCAGCCGCAGCTTTCCTTCGAGGAGCGAGACCGGCAGGTTTCATGGTCGCTGGAGGAAGTGGGGCTGGACCCTGCTACCCGCTGGCGCTTCCCGCATGAATTTTCCGGTGGCCAGCGCCAACGCATTGCCATTGCCCGCGCCATGGTTCTCAAACCGCGTTTCGTGATGCTGGACGAGCCGACCTCGGCGCTGGATATGACCGTTCAGGCCCAGGTTGTGGATCTTTTGCGAGACCTGCAGCAGAAGCACGATCTCGCTTACCTCTTCATCAGCCACGACCTGAAGGTGGTGAAGGCACTGGCCAACCACGTCATCGTCATGCGCTCGGGCAAGGTCATGGAAGAAGGCCCGTCGGCGGATATCTTCGCAGAGCCGAAGAATGATTATACCAAGGCGCTGATGGCCGCCGCTTTCAACCTCAAAGCGGTGCGTACCGGGGCCGTTGCGCAATAA
- a CDS encoding DUF924 family protein: MIHEGAAKVLGFWIEAGPERWFDKNAEFDASFHDQFRDLHFAAARQEFSGWLRTAQETLALLLLLDQFPRNCFRGTAHMFAADYLALHYARQALAAGLHSQVEEQLRIFFYLPFMHAETLEDQELCCTLCEPLGGTSLQYAIIHRDIVARFGRFPHRNSILLRETTAEEQAFLDAGGFSG, from the coding sequence ATGATTCATGAAGGGGCCGCCAAGGTTCTCGGCTTTTGGATTGAGGCCGGGCCGGAGCGCTGGTTCGACAAGAACGCCGAATTCGATGCAAGTTTCCATGACCAGTTTCGCGACCTGCATTTTGCCGCAGCGCGGCAGGAATTTTCCGGCTGGCTGAGAACGGCGCAGGAAACTCTGGCGCTGCTACTGTTGCTCGACCAGTTCCCGCGGAACTGCTTTCGTGGCACCGCGCATATGTTTGCGGCGGACTACCTGGCGCTTCATTATGCAAGACAGGCTCTTGCGGCAGGGCTGCACAGCCAAGTCGAAGAGCAATTGCGGATCTTCTTCTATCTACCATTTATGCACGCTGAGACTCTGGAAGATCAGGAATTATGCTGCACTCTGTGTGAGCCACTGGGCGGCACATCCCTTCAATACGCCATCATTCACCGGGACATCGTTGCCCGCTTCGGCCGCTTTCCGCATCGCAACTCTATTCTGTTAAGAGAGACGACAGCGGAAGAGCAGGCCTTCCTGGACGCGGGTGGCTTTTCCGGGTGA
- a CDS encoding SlyX family protein: protein MSEIKTDAERITLLEETIAHQARTIDELSEQIAEQWKVVEQTRAKLDRLTERFLSLEESSLEAPAITRPPHY from the coding sequence ATGAGCGAGATCAAGACTGACGCAGAGCGCATAACGCTTCTGGAAGAGACCATTGCCCATCAGGCGAGGACAATCGACGAACTGTCAGAGCAGATCGCCGAACAGTGGAAAGTTGTGGAGCAGACGCGCGCAAAGCTGGACCGGCTGACGGAGCGTTTTCTCAGTCTGGAAGAATCGTCCCTTGAAGCGCCCGCCATCACTCGGCCACCCCATTATTGA
- the recF gene encoding DNA replication/repair protein RecF (All proteins in this family for which functions are known are DNA-binding proteins that assist the filamentation of RecA onto DNA for the initiation of recombination or recombinational repair.), translating into MAQKTYLTRLKLTDFRNYASATLALDERHVVLTGDNGSGKTNLLEAVSFLSPGRGLRRAVLSDVTRVGASGGFSVFADLEGREGAVAIGTGIETGEESTSRKLRLNGTPAKSVEELTDHLNVLWLTPAMDGLFTGGASDRRRFLDRLVLSLDPAHGRRAADYERAMRSRNRLLSEGRFDPAWLSGIEVQMAELGIAMAAARREMLTLLAALIARSGETPFPSPTLSLIGFLDEDDTRPYAELEEAYAENLRDSRHRDAAAGRTLHGPHRADLLVRHREKDMEAERCSTGEQKALLVGLILAHARLTGDMTGCAPVLLLDEIAAHLDEGRRASLFDLVHDLGGQAFMTGTDRAMFSALNDRAQFFTVSQGKVLS; encoded by the coding sequence ATGGCGCAGAAGACCTATCTCACCCGGCTGAAGCTCACTGATTTTCGCAATTATGCATCAGCCACTCTTGCGCTGGACGAGCGTCATGTGGTGCTGACGGGGGACAATGGTTCGGGCAAGACCAATCTTCTGGAAGCCGTCTCTTTTCTCTCGCCCGGTCGCGGCCTGCGCCGCGCCGTCCTGTCGGATGTAACGCGGGTTGGGGCGTCCGGCGGCTTTTCGGTTTTTGCCGATCTTGAGGGACGCGAAGGCGCGGTGGCCATCGGCACCGGCATTGAGACCGGTGAAGAAAGCACAAGCCGCAAGCTGCGTCTTAACGGTACGCCTGCCAAGTCAGTAGAGGAACTGACCGACCACCTGAACGTGCTGTGGCTGACACCGGCCATGGATGGATTATTCACCGGCGGCGCATCGGATCGCCGCCGCTTTCTGGACCGGCTCGTGCTGTCGCTCGATCCGGCCCATGGGCGTCGCGCAGCCGATTATGAGCGCGCCATGCGCAGCCGCAATCGTCTTCTCTCAGAAGGCCGGTTCGATCCTGCATGGCTGAGCGGCATCGAGGTGCAGATGGCCGAGCTCGGCATTGCCATGGCGGCCGCCCGCCGCGAAATGCTGACGCTGCTGGCTGCGCTCATTGCGCGGAGCGGCGAAACGCCCTTTCCTTCTCCAACCCTCAGCCTGATTGGTTTTCTGGATGAAGACGACACGCGCCCTTATGCCGAACTGGAAGAGGCCTATGCGGAAAACCTCCGCGATAGCCGCCATCGCGATGCTGCCGCCGGACGCACGCTTCATGGTCCCCACCGTGCCGATCTTCTGGTGCGCCACCGGGAGAAGGACATGGAAGCGGAGCGTTGCTCGACCGGGGAGCAGAAGGCGCTTCTGGTTGGGCTGATCCTTGCCCATGCACGGTTGACGGGCGACATGACGGGCTGTGCGCCCGTTCTGCTGCTGGATGAGATTGCCGCCCATCTCGATGAGGGTCGCCGTGCATCGCTCTTCGATCTCGTTCATGATCTTGGCGGTCAGGCCTTCATGACCGGCACGGATCGTGCCATGTTCTCCGCGCTGAACGATCGGGCGCAGTTCTTCACCGTCAGCCAGGGCAAAGTCCTTAGCTGA
- a CDS encoding molybdopterin-synthase adenylyltransferase MoeB: protein MTDILSQDEIERYKRHILLPEVGGEGQQRLKNARVLVIGAGGLGAPVLQYLAAAGVGTLGIADDDHVSLSNLQRQVIHDSGTLNELKTASAAQAIARLNPNVRVMRFEERFDENFAATHLKRFDLLVDGSDNFDTRYAAADAAEAAEIPLVTGAVGRFDGTVTVLAPYETNEEGQQNPTYRDLFPIKPPQGLLPNCAETGVIGALTGVIGTLMAMEVIKIVTGIGEPLIGRLLSYDSLGANFNTIRYRRRSKA from the coding sequence ATGACAGACATACTCAGCCAGGACGAAATCGAGCGCTACAAGCGGCATATCCTGCTGCCGGAAGTGGGTGGCGAAGGGCAGCAACGCCTCAAGAATGCCCGTGTGCTGGTCATCGGTGCCGGCGGACTAGGCGCCCCTGTGCTGCAATATCTGGCGGCTGCGGGCGTTGGAACGCTCGGCATTGCCGATGACGACCATGTATCGCTCTCCAACCTCCAGCGTCAGGTCATCCACGATAGCGGCACGCTGAACGAGCTGAAGACGGCAAGTGCCGCGCAGGCCATTGCGCGCCTCAACCCCAATGTGCGGGTCATGCGTTTTGAGGAACGGTTCGACGAAAACTTCGCTGCAACCCACCTCAAGCGTTTCGATCTTCTGGTGGATGGTTCCGATAATTTCGATACACGCTATGCCGCTGCCGATGCGGCAGAGGCGGCGGAAATTCCGCTGGTCACAGGCGCTGTCGGGCGGTTCGATGGCACGGTAACGGTTCTGGCGCCTTACGAGACGAATGAAGAAGGCCAACAGAACCCCACTTACCGCGATCTCTTCCCCATCAAGCCGCCGCAGGGGCTTTTGCCCAATTGCGCAGAAACCGGCGTCATTGGCGCTCTCACCGGTGTCATCGGTACCTTGATGGCGATGGAAGTCATCAAGATCGTCACCGGCATCGGCGAACCCTTGATCGGTCGCCTGCTGAGCTACGATAGCCTCGGTGCGAATTTCAACACCATCCGTTACCGGCGGCGTTCAAAGGCCTGA
- a CDS encoding GNAT family N-acetyltransferase, with protein sequence MLSINKLPDDFTDWSGLLSLIMSAFAYMDERIDPPSSAHKLTETSLAQKAQDEICYIAEDQGVLVGCIFCRPEPPLCLYIGKLAISKAMQGKGIGRALLERAELEAVQRGLPNLRLETRIELRENHQAFQRWGFVKTADRSHPGYDRITFIEMMKPLAQPVTA encoded by the coding sequence ATGCTGAGCATCAACAAGCTACCCGATGACTTTACCGACTGGTCCGGACTGCTTTCGCTGATCATGTCGGCCTTTGCCTATATGGATGAGCGCATTGATCCACCATCCTCGGCCCACAAGCTGACGGAAACGTCGCTTGCCCAAAAGGCACAAGATGAAATCTGCTACATTGCGGAAGATCAGGGCGTGCTGGTCGGCTGCATCTTCTGCCGGCCTGAGCCGCCGCTTTGCCTCTACATCGGCAAACTTGCAATCTCCAAGGCGATGCAAGGCAAGGGCATCGGTCGCGCGCTTCTCGAGCGTGCGGAGTTGGAAGCTGTCCAGCGCGGGCTTCCAAACCTGCGTCTGGAAACCCGCATCGAACTTCGCGAGAATCACCAAGCGTTCCAGCGCTGGGGTTTTGTCAAAACCGCCGATCGCTCTCATCCGGGCTATGACCGCATCACCTTCATCGAGATGATGAAGCCGCTGGCGCAACCGGTTACCGCTTAA
- a CDS encoding DUF3833 family protein has product MNRAVLSMAMGLAMLTVTQEAYSADFTLESYFTGKTKATGSFSAINGVKRQFDVDLTGTWNGKTLTLREDFKYSDGERDTKTWRFTKIGPGKYTGTREDVIGETTVEIEGKVAKFNYLINLGTSAKPNKVHFYDTMELKPDGTLVNTAWVTKYLLPVAKTTVIFKR; this is encoded by the coding sequence ATGAACAGGGCAGTGCTCTCTATGGCGATGGGGCTTGCGATGCTGACTGTGACGCAAGAAGCGTATTCAGCGGATTTTACACTCGAATCCTATTTCACCGGCAAGACGAAGGCGACCGGATCCTTCAGCGCCATCAATGGCGTGAAGAGGCAGTTCGATGTCGACCTGACCGGCACGTGGAATGGCAAGACATTGACCTTGCGCGAGGATTTTAAATATTCCGATGGCGAACGCGACACCAAGACCTGGCGCTTCACCAAGATCGGACCCGGCAAATACACCGGAACCCGTGAAGACGTGATCGGAGAAACGACCGTCGAAATCGAGGGCAAGGTCGCCAAGTTCAACTACCTTATCAATCTTGGAACGTCTGCCAAGCCCAACAAGGTGCATTTCTACGACACGATGGAACTGAAACCGGACGGCACTCTCGTCAACACGGCATGGGTTACGAAGTACCTGCTGCCGGTTGCCAAGACGACGGTGATCTTTAAGCGGTAA
- a CDS encoding 2-hydroxyacid dehydrogenase, which translates to MTARKKPKVYLTRKLPDAVETRMRELFDAELNIDDSPRTREQLAEALKTAEVLVPTVTDRIDAGLIEAAGPQLKLIASFSNGVDHIDVDAAAKRGITVTNTPNVLTEDTADMTMVLIFAVLRRLIEGSKVLTDDPSSWAGWSPTWMLGRRIGGRRIGIVGMGRIGTAVARRAKAFGLSIHYHNRKRVNPATEEELEATYWDSLDQMLARVDIVSVNCPSTPATFHLLSARRLALMQPSSIIVNTARGDIIDEDALIQLLRDGKIAGAGLDVFTNEPLVNPKLLKLAHEGKAVLLPHMGSATMEGRIDMGDKVIINIRTYFDGHRPPNRVLPGRL; encoded by the coding sequence ATGACTGCCAGGAAGAAGCCCAAGGTTTATCTGACCCGCAAACTGCCGGATGCGGTGGAAACGCGCATGCGCGAATTGTTCGATGCCGAATTGAACATCGATGATTCGCCCCGCACGCGTGAGCAGTTGGCGGAGGCCCTGAAAACCGCGGAAGTTCTCGTTCCCACGGTGACCGACCGGATCGATGCGGGCCTGATCGAGGCCGCCGGACCGCAATTGAAATTGATTGCCAGTTTTTCCAACGGTGTCGATCACATTGACGTTGATGCCGCAGCAAAGCGCGGAATTACCGTCACCAACACGCCCAACGTCCTGACGGAAGACACCGCCGATATGACGATGGTTCTGATCTTCGCCGTACTGCGACGCCTGATCGAAGGTTCGAAAGTACTGACCGATGATCCATCGAGCTGGGCAGGGTGGTCGCCGACCTGGATGCTGGGGCGACGCATTGGTGGAAGGCGCATCGGAATCGTCGGCATGGGGCGAATCGGGACCGCCGTTGCCCGCCGTGCCAAGGCGTTCGGCCTTTCCATTCACTATCACAATCGCAAGCGTGTGAACCCGGCCACCGAAGAAGAGCTGGAGGCGACCTATTGGGATAGCCTCGACCAGATGCTGGCGCGGGTCGATATCGTATCCGTCAACTGTCCGTCGACTCCGGCGACCTTCCATCTTCTGTCGGCACGACGATTGGCGCTCATGCAGCCGTCCAGCATTATCGTGAACACCGCCCGTGGCGATATCATCGATGAAGATGCGCTGATCCAGCTTCTGCGGGATGGTAAGATCGCCGGCGCGGGGCTTGACGTGTTCACCAATGAACCCCTGGTCAATCCGAAGCTTCTCAAGCTTGCCCATGAGGGCAAGGCCGTGCTGCTTCCACATATGGGGTCTGCCACCATGGAAGGGCGGATCGACATGGGCGACAAGGTCATCATCAACATCCGGACCTATTTCGACGGTCATCGCCCGCCAAACAGGGTGCTGCCCGGTCGCTTGTGA
- a CDS encoding SH3 domain-containing protein has protein sequence MRRFIRTICLTSVLAIMAATLGAVMEDSTAHAQGTTKGASGLPLPRFVSLKSRRVNIRIGPSVDYAVSWMYTKEGLPMEIIQEYENWRRVRDAEGTEGWVNQALLSGDRTAIAAPWMRGKGKDVFVNMRREAQTSAQVVAKLEPGVIIHIKECNGDWCRAQAGSAEGWVSQGEIWGAYPGEAFK, from the coding sequence ATGCGTCGTTTCATACGAACCATATGCCTTACCAGCGTTCTTGCAATCATGGCAGCCACGCTTGGCGCTGTGATGGAAGACAGCACTGCCCATGCGCAAGGCACGACCAAGGGTGCCAGTGGCCTGCCCCTCCCCCGCTTCGTCAGCCTGAAGTCACGCCGCGTCAATATCCGCATCGGGCCAAGCGTCGATTATGCGGTCTCCTGGATGTACACCAAGGAAGGGCTTCCGATGGAGATCATCCAGGAATACGAAAACTGGCGGCGTGTGCGTGATGCCGAGGGCACGGAAGGCTGGGTGAACCAGGCACTTCTATCGGGTGACCGCACCGCGATTGCCGCTCCCTGGATGCGTGGCAAGGGCAAGGATGTCTTTGTCAACATGCGGCGCGAAGCCCAGACCTCGGCTCAGGTGGTTGCCAAGCTTGAGCCCGGCGTCATCATCCATATCAAGGAATGCAATGGCGATTGGTGCCGCGCGCAGGCCGGAAGTGCCGAGGGTTGGGTTTCGCAAGGCGAAATCTGGGGCGCCTATCCGGGAGAAGCCTTCAAATAA
- a CDS encoding adenosine kinase, with protein MSKFDVLTIGNAIVDILSRCEDTFLDENEIIKGAMNLIDADRAERLYSLMGPAHEASGGSAGNTAAGVASFGARAAYFGKVAEDELGKIFQHDIRAQGVHFETKPEGTFPPTARSMIFVTPDGERSMNTYLGACVELGPEDVEPEVVAQSKVTYFEGYLWDPPRAKDAIRDCARIAHENGREVSMTLSDSFCVGRYRAEFLELMRSGTVDIVFANHEEALSLYETDDFELALSSIAKDCKLAAVTLGENGAVIVRKDERVKVEAIKIDRLLDTTGAGDLFAAGFLTGYTQGRSLEDCGKLGCLAAGIVIQHFGPRPMVSLKDEAIKAGLL; from the coding sequence ATGAGCAAGTTCGACGTCCTCACCATCGGCAATGCCATTGTCGATATTCTGTCCCGCTGCGAGGACACGTTTCTGGACGAGAACGAGATCATAAAGGGAGCGATGAACCTGATCGATGCCGATCGCGCCGAGCGTCTCTACAGCCTGATGGGCCCGGCCCACGAGGCATCCGGCGGAAGTGCCGGCAATACGGCGGCAGGTGTTGCCAGTTTCGGCGCGCGGGCTGCCTATTTCGGCAAGGTGGCCGAAGACGAACTGGGCAAGATCTTTCAGCACGACATCCGCGCGCAGGGCGTTCATTTCGAAACGAAGCCTGAAGGCACCTTTCCACCAACGGCCCGCAGCATGATTTTCGTCACACCCGACGGCGAACGCTCGATGAACACCTATCTCGGTGCCTGCGTCGAGCTTGGTCCCGAAGATGTGGAGCCGGAAGTCGTTGCCCAATCCAAGGTCACCTATTTCGAGGGCTATCTCTGGGATCCGCCGCGTGCCAAGGACGCCATCCGTGATTGCGCCCGCATAGCTCATGAAAACGGGCGTGAAGTCTCCATGACGCTTTCCGACAGCTTCTGTGTCGGACGTTACCGCGCGGAGTTTCTCGAACTCATGCGCTCCGGAACCGTAGACATCGTTTTCGCCAATCACGAAGAAGCCCTCTCGCTCTACGAGACCGATGACTTCGAACTCGCTCTGTCCAGCATAGCAAAGGACTGCAAGCTGGCGGCTGTCACACTTGGCGAAAACGGCGCAGTGATCGTGCGCAAGGACGAGCGGGTGAAGGTCGAGGCGATCAAGATCGATCGCCTGCTCGACACGACCGGCGCGGGCGATCTGTTTGCAGCCGGCTTCCTGACGGGCTACACGCAGGGCCGCTCGCTGGAAGATTGCGGCAAGCTTGGCTGCCTTGCGGCAGGAATCGTGATCCAGCACTTCGGGCCACGACCCATGGTTTCCCTGAAAGACGAAGCGATCAAGGCCGGGCTGCTGTAA